A window of Marinobacter salarius contains these coding sequences:
- the rpsG gene encoding 30S ribosomal protein S7, with protein sequence MPRRRVAAKREIIPDPKFGSARLAKFINHVMESGKKAVAERIVYGALDIVADKSKEEPIDMFEKALENIQPMVEVKSRRVGGATYQVPVEVRPSRQNALAMRWLVEFSRKRGEKSMAQRLAGEILDAADSKGSAVKKREDVHRMAEANKAFSHFRF encoded by the coding sequence ATGCCTAGAAGAAGAGTTGCAGCAAAACGGGAAATTATCCCGGATCCCAAATTCGGCAGTGCACGGCTGGCCAAGTTCATCAACCATGTGATGGAAAGCGGCAAAAAAGCTGTTGCTGAGCGCATTGTTTATGGCGCGCTCGATATCGTTGCCGACAAGTCCAAGGAAGAGCCGATCGACATGTTCGAGAAGGCCCTGGAAAACATCCAGCCGATGGTCGAAGTTAAATCCCGTCGTGTGGGTGGTGCTACCTACCAGGTGCCTGTCGAAGTACGGCCTTCCCGTCAGAACGCGCTGGCCATGCGCTGGCTCGTAGAATTTTCACGGAAGCGTGGTGAAAAGTCCATGGCGCAGCGTCTGGCAGGTGAGATTCTGGATGCCGCTGATAGCAAGGGCTCCGCTGTTAAGAAGCGCGAAGACGTTCATCGCATGGCGGAAGCCAACAAGGCGTTCTCTCACTTCCGTTTCTAA
- the rpsL gene encoding 30S ribosomal protein S12 → MATINQLVRKPRKRKAAKSDVPALQACPQRRGVCTRVYTTTPKKPNSALRKVCRVRLTNGYEVSSYIGGEGHNLQEHSVVLIRGGRVKDLPGVRYHTVRGTLDTQGVQNRKQGRSKYGAKRPKS, encoded by the coding sequence ATGGCAACGATTAATCAGTTGGTGCGTAAGCCTCGTAAACGCAAAGCGGCCAAGAGCGACGTTCCTGCTCTGCAGGCTTGCCCGCAGCGCCGTGGTGTTTGTACTCGTGTGTACACCACAACGCCGAAGAAGCCGAACTCAGCACTGCGTAAAGTGTGCCGTGTTCGCCTGACCAACGGCTACGAGGTTTCCTCATACATTGGTGGTGAAGGTCACAACCTTCAGGAGCACAGTGTTGTGCTGATCCGTGGCGGTCGAGTAAAAGACCTTCCGGGTGTGCGCTATCACACTGTTCGCGGAACACTGGACACCCAGGGTGTGCAGAACCGTAAGCAGGGCCGCTCCAAGTACGGTGCAAAACGACCCAAGTCCTGA
- the rpoC gene encoding DNA-directed RNA polymerase subunit beta', whose amino-acid sequence MKDLLNLLKNQNQKQEFDAIRIGLASPDMIRSWSFGEVKKPETINYRTFKPERDGLFCAKIFGPIKDYECLCGKYKRLKHRGVICEKCGVEVALASVRRERMGHIELASPVAHIWFLKSLPSRIGLMLDMTLRDIERVLYFESFIVIEPGMTTLERGQLLNDEQYYEALEEFGDEFDARMGAEAVQELLEGIDLQAEVEALREEIPQTNSETKIKKFSKRLKILEAFLYSGNKPGDMVMTVLPVLPPDLRPLVPLDGGRFATSDLNDLYRRVINRNNRLKRLLELNAPDIIVRNEKRMLQEAVDALLDNGRRGRAITGTNKRPLKSLADMIKGKQGRFRQNLLGKRVDYSGRSVIVVGPYLRLHQCGLPKKMALELFKPFIFSKLEHRGLATTIKAAKKMVEREEGVVWDILDEVIREHPIMLNRAPTLHRLGIQAFEPVLIEGKAIQLHPLVCAAYNADFDGDQMAVHVPLTLEAQLEARALMMSTNNVLSPANGEPIIVPSQDVVLGLYYMTRERKSAVGEGMVFADVKEAHRAYGAGKVDLQAIVRVRVKEVTIQEDGERTEEYKIVDTTVGRALLFDIVPDGLSYELVNKPMVKKSISNLINTCYRDAGLKDTVIFADQLMYMGYHYATVSGISIGFNDFEIPPEKYELVDAASEEVKDIETQYASGLLTQGEKYNKVIDIWSRANDKVSKAMMDRLSKEQVIGPDGKPVKGEDGEDLMQESFNSVYMMADSGARGSAAQIRQLAGMRGLMAKPDGSIIETPITANFREGLNVLQYFISTHGARKGLADTALKTANSGYLTRRLVNVSQDLVVTETDCGTEEGLLMTPHIEGGDVVVPLGDRVLGRVTARAAFTPTDKDNAVVEAGVLLDEKAVESLERAGVDEVWVRSAITCETRHGICSKCYGRDLARGHEVNVGEAVGVIAAQSIGEPGTQLTMRTFHIGGAASRASAVDNIQVKHGGTVRLHNLKSIEKSDGTLVVVSRSSALAIADEQGREREWYKLPYGAVLSVKHGDTVEAGVAVAKWDPHTHPIIAEAEGTAKFVNMDQGITVRTQTDELTGLSTMEVIDPKERPAAGKDIRPAIQLIDDKGNDVELPGGGTAIFFLPANALVTMANGAKIELGDVVARIPQESSKTRDITGGLPRVADLFEARRPKESSILAEVSGVVSFGKETKGKKRLVITPKDADPYEVLIPKHRQMNVFEGETVEKGEVISDGPSNPHDILRLLGVVALAKYITNEIQDVYRLQGVVINDKHIEVIVRQMLRKVEITDAGDTSLLAGDQVEITQFMEENEKAEAADKETARCERLLLGITKASLATESFISAASFQETTRVLTEGAVTGKRDYLRGLKENVVVGRLIPAGTGLAYHAERRRKRDLEEQGVTAADVEEALSAELNRES is encoded by the coding sequence ATGAAAGATTTGCTGAATCTTCTCAAAAACCAGAACCAGAAGCAGGAATTTGACGCCATCCGTATTGGCCTGGCGTCGCCTGACATGATCCGTTCATGGTCTTTTGGTGAGGTCAAAAAGCCTGAGACCATCAACTACCGTACGTTCAAGCCTGAGCGTGACGGTCTTTTCTGTGCCAAGATCTTCGGCCCGATCAAGGATTACGAGTGCCTGTGCGGCAAGTACAAGCGGCTCAAGCATCGTGGTGTCATCTGCGAGAAGTGCGGTGTTGAAGTGGCACTGGCCAGTGTGCGCCGTGAGCGCATGGGTCACATCGAGCTCGCCAGCCCGGTCGCCCACATCTGGTTCCTGAAATCACTGCCGTCCCGCATCGGCCTGATGCTGGACATGACCCTGCGCGATATCGAGCGGGTCCTGTATTTTGAGTCGTTCATCGTGATCGAGCCGGGCATGACGACGCTTGAGCGCGGTCAATTGCTGAACGACGAGCAGTATTACGAAGCCCTTGAAGAGTTCGGTGACGAATTCGATGCCCGCATGGGTGCCGAAGCCGTCCAGGAGCTGCTGGAAGGTATTGATCTGCAGGCCGAGGTTGAGGCCTTGCGGGAAGAGATTCCCCAGACCAACTCCGAGACCAAGATCAAGAAGTTCAGCAAGCGCCTGAAGATTCTTGAGGCTTTCCTGTATTCCGGCAATAAGCCGGGCGACATGGTCATGACCGTTCTGCCGGTTCTGCCGCCGGATCTTCGTCCGCTGGTGCCGCTGGATGGTGGCCGTTTTGCCACCTCTGACCTGAACGACCTGTATCGCCGGGTGATCAACCGTAACAACCGCCTCAAGCGCCTGTTGGAGCTGAATGCTCCGGACATTATTGTGCGCAACGAGAAGCGGATGCTACAGGAAGCGGTTGATGCGCTGTTGGATAACGGCCGTCGTGGTCGCGCCATCACTGGCACCAACAAGCGTCCGCTGAAGTCCCTGGCCGACATGATCAAGGGTAAGCAAGGTCGCTTCCGTCAGAACCTGCTCGGTAAGCGTGTGGACTACTCCGGTCGTTCTGTGATCGTGGTTGGTCCGTACCTGCGTCTGCACCAGTGTGGTCTGCCCAAGAAGATGGCTTTGGAGCTGTTCAAGCCGTTCATCTTCTCGAAGCTTGAGCATCGTGGCTTGGCGACCACCATCAAGGCCGCCAAGAAGATGGTCGAGCGTGAGGAAGGCGTGGTCTGGGATATCCTGGACGAGGTCATCCGTGAGCATCCGATCATGCTGAACCGGGCACCGACTCTTCACCGTCTGGGTATCCAGGCGTTCGAGCCGGTACTTATCGAAGGCAAGGCCATTCAGCTGCATCCGCTGGTGTGTGCGGCCTACAACGCCGACTTCGACGGTGACCAGATGGCGGTACACGTACCGCTGACCCTGGAAGCCCAGCTCGAAGCCCGTGCGTTGATGATGTCCACCAACAACGTGCTGTCGCCGGCCAACGGCGAGCCGATCATCGTGCCGTCCCAGGATGTGGTACTGGGTCTTTACTACATGACCCGCGAGCGCAAGAGTGCCGTCGGTGAAGGCATGGTGTTTGCCGATGTTAAAGAAGCGCACCGTGCCTATGGTGCTGGCAAGGTTGACCTTCAGGCGATCGTCAGGGTCCGGGTCAAGGAAGTCACGATCCAGGAAGACGGCGAGCGTACCGAAGAGTACAAGATCGTTGACACCACGGTCGGTCGTGCGCTGTTGTTCGATATCGTTCCTGACGGCCTGTCCTATGAGCTGGTCAACAAGCCGATGGTCAAGAAGTCGATCTCGAATCTGATCAACACCTGTTACCGTGATGCCGGCCTCAAGGATACCGTTATCTTTGCTGACCAGCTCATGTACATGGGCTACCACTATGCGACGGTTTCCGGTATCTCGATCGGCTTCAACGACTTCGAGATTCCTCCGGAGAAATACGAGCTGGTGGATGCTGCCTCCGAAGAAGTCAAGGACATCGAAACCCAGTACGCATCCGGTCTGCTGACCCAGGGTGAGAAGTACAACAAGGTTATCGATATCTGGTCCCGTGCCAACGACAAGGTGTCGAAGGCGATGATGGATCGGCTCTCGAAGGAGCAGGTTATCGGACCAGACGGCAAACCGGTTAAGGGTGAGGACGGCGAAGACCTGATGCAGGAGTCGTTCAACTCGGTCTACATGATGGCTGATTCCGGTGCCCGGGGTTCCGCGGCTCAGATTCGCCAGCTGGCTGGTATGCGTGGCCTGATGGCGAAGCCGGACGGCTCCATCATCGAGACGCCGATCACTGCGAACTTCCGCGAGGGTCTGAACGTACTCCAGTACTTCATATCCACCCATGGTGCCCGTAAGGGTCTGGCGGATACGGCGCTGAAGACCGCGAACTCAGGTTACCTGACTCGCCGTCTGGTAAACGTTTCCCAGGATCTGGTCGTTACCGAAACCGACTGTGGTACCGAAGAAGGTCTGCTGATGACGCCGCACATCGAGGGTGGCGACGTTGTTGTACCGCTGGGTGATCGTGTGCTTGGTCGTGTTACGGCTCGTGCAGCCTTTACGCCAACGGACAAGGACAATGCCGTTGTCGAGGCCGGCGTCCTGCTGGACGAGAAAGCGGTTGAATCCCTTGAGCGTGCCGGTGTGGACGAAGTCTGGGTTCGCTCTGCGATCACCTGTGAGACTCGCCACGGTATCTGCTCCAAGTGTTATGGCCGTGACCTGGCCCGTGGCCACGAGGTCAATGTGGGTGAGGCTGTCGGTGTTATCGCCGCACAGTCCATCGGTGAGCCGGGTACCCAGCTGACCATGCGTACGTTCCACATCGGTGGTGCTGCAAGCCGGGCGTCCGCGGTCGACAACATTCAGGTCAAGCACGGCGGCACCGTTCGTCTGCACAACCTGAAATCGATCGAGAAGAGCGACGGCACTCTGGTTGTTGTGTCGCGTTCGTCAGCGCTGGCCATTGCCGATGAGCAGGGTCGTGAGCGTGAGTGGTACAAGCTGCCCTATGGTGCGGTGCTGTCCGTCAAGCACGGTGACACCGTGGAAGCTGGAGTTGCCGTTGCCAAGTGGGACCCGCACACGCACCCGATCATCGCCGAAGCGGAAGGTACTGCCAAGTTCGTCAACATGGATCAGGGCATTACCGTCCGCACCCAGACCGATGAACTGACAGGTCTTTCCACGATGGAGGTCATCGACCCGAAAGAGCGTCCGGCCGCTGGTAAGGACATCCGTCCTGCGATACAGCTGATCGACGACAAGGGTAACGATGTCGAGTTGCCAGGCGGTGGTACCGCGATCTTCTTCCTGCCAGCCAACGCGCTGGTGACCATGGCCAATGGCGCCAAGATCGAGCTGGGTGACGTGGTTGCCCGTATTCCGCAGGAAAGCTCGAAGACCCGGGATATCACCGGTGGTCTGCCGCGGGTCGCCGACCTGTTCGAGGCCCGTCGCCCGAAAGAGTCGTCCATCCTGGCCGAAGTCAGTGGTGTGGTGTCCTTCGGCAAGGAAACCAAGGGCAAGAAGCGCCTGGTGATCACGCCGAAGGATGCGGACCCATATGAGGTGCTGATTCCCAAGCATCGCCAGATGAACGTGTTCGAGGGTGAAACGGTCGAGAAGGGTGAGGTTATCTCTGATGGCCCGTCCAACCCGCACGATATCCTTCGTCTTCTGGGTGTGGTTGCGTTGGCCAAGTACATCACCAACGAAATCCAGGACGTTTACCGTCTACAGGGTGTTGTCATCAACGATAAGCATATTGAGGTTATCGTTCGACAGATGCTCCGTAAGGTAGAGATCACGGATGCCGGTGATACCAGCCTGCTGGCTGGCGATCAGGTGGAAATCACCCAGTTCATGGAAGAGAACGAAAAAGCGGAAGCGGCGGACAAGGAAACCGCGCGTTGCGAGCGCTTGCTGTTGGGTATCACCAAGGCTTCTCTGGCGACAGAGTCGTTCATTTCCGCGGCATCGTTCCAGGAAACCACACGGGTTCTGACCGAAGGCGCCGTCACCGGCAAGCGGGATTACCTCCGTGGCCTGAAGGAAAACGTGGTCGTTGGTCGCTTGATTCCGGCTGGCACCGGTCTGGCATACCACGCCGAACGCCGCCGCAAGCGTGACCTGGAAGAGCAGGGCGTAACGGCAGCGGATGTCGAAGAAGCTCTGAGCGCCGAGCTCAACCGCGAAAGTTGA